The Lutibacter sp. Hel_I_33_5 genome has a window encoding:
- a CDS encoding acetyl-CoA carboxylase carboxyltransferase subunit alpha, translated as MEYLDFELPIKELEEQLVKCYEIGEDSEVDVTATCKKIERKLDKAKKDIYKNLTAWQRVQLSRHPNRPYTLDYIHAICGDTFMELHGDRNVKDDKAMIGGLGKIGDQSFMFIGQQKGYNTKTRQYRNFGMANPEGYRKALRLMKMAEKFGIPVVTLLDTPGAYPGLEAEERGQGEAIARNILEMTRLKTPIITIVIGEGASGGAIGIGVGNKVYMMENTWYTVISPESCSSILWRSWEYKEQAAEALKLTGDDMKKLKLIDAIIKEPLGGAHRNREGAFEAVKNQILTAFDELKDLTQKQLVTSRMEKYADMGVYKE; from the coding sequence ATGGAATATTTAGATTTCGAATTGCCAATTAAAGAGTTAGAAGAACAATTGGTAAAGTGTTATGAAATAGGAGAAGATAGCGAAGTTGATGTTACTGCTACTTGTAAAAAGATAGAAAGAAAGCTTGATAAAGCTAAAAAAGATATTTATAAAAACCTTACTGCCTGGCAACGTGTTCAGTTGTCTCGTCATCCTAATAGACCGTATACATTAGATTATATTCATGCAATTTGTGGAGATACTTTTATGGAATTACATGGTGATAGAAATGTAAAAGATGATAAAGCTATGATTGGTGGTTTAGGTAAAATTGGTGATCAATCATTTATGTTTATTGGTCAGCAAAAGGGATATAATACAAAAACGCGTCAGTATAGAAATTTCGGGATGGCAAATCCAGAAGGGTATAGAAAAGCATTGCGTTTAATGAAAATGGCTGAAAAGTTCGGAATTCCTGTTGTTACCTTATTAGATACACCAGGAGCTTATCCAGGATTAGAAGCAGAAGAGCGTGGGCAAGGAGAAGCAATTGCAAGAAATATTCTAGAAATGACACGTTTAAAAACACCTATTATTACCATCGTTATTGGTGAAGGTGCTTCGGGAGGAGCAATTGGCATAGGTGTTGGAAACAAAGTATACATGATGGAAAATACCTGGTATACAGTTATTTCACCAGAATCTTGTTCTTCTATCTTATGGCGTAGTTGGGAATATAAAGAGCAAGCTGCAGAAGCATTAAAATTAACAGGAGATGATATGAAAAAACTCAAGTTAATTGATGCTATTATAAAAGAACCACTAGGAGGAGCACACAGAAATAGAGAAGGCGCTTTTGAGGCAGTGAAAAATCAAATTTTAACAGCTTTTGATGAATTAAAAGATTTAACACAAAAACAATTAGTTACTTCTAGAATGGAGAAATACGCTGATATGGGTGTTTATAAAGAATAG
- a CDS encoding TlpA disulfide reductase family protein: MRKVLLFLVASILIISCKEKPLNDFVSLSGKFENIPDSTLTINGKNLNKEIKINKDGTFKDTLKVESLGYYTLRTSSQVNIPIYLNNGYDLKINADANDVINSVTYEGYGEDSNNFTTAQIVFTKKMGDPNEFFSLEKEAFDTKINGLKAEYETIFNTYKNIDSSLLASSKTQNTRFFDYFTQNYERNHSAAKAKALAMAKVAVGNLSPAFTDYENYKGGKNSLPDYKGKYVYIDLWATWCGPCIREIPSLERLEKEYHDKNIEFISISIDNNNRAGTWENAHKKWKDFVKKRNLTGVQLWAGKDTQFQSDYHVTGIPRFILIDDKGKIVSNNAPRPSNPSLKTLFNELGI, translated from the coding sequence ATGAGAAAAGTACTGCTATTTTTAGTTGCATCAATTTTAATTATTTCATGTAAAGAAAAGCCTTTAAATGATTTTGTAAGCCTATCTGGTAAATTTGAAAATATCCCTGATAGCACATTAACAATCAATGGTAAAAATTTAAATAAAGAAATCAAAATTAATAAAGATGGTACTTTTAAAGATACGTTAAAAGTTGAAAGCCTTGGATATTATACCTTAAGAACTTCTTCTCAAGTAAACATTCCTATTTATTTAAATAATGGATACGATTTAAAAATTAATGCTGATGCTAATGACGTTATTAACAGCGTAACATATGAAGGTTATGGTGAAGATTCTAATAATTTTACGACTGCTCAAATAGTTTTTACAAAAAAAATGGGAGATCCAAATGAGTTTTTCTCACTAGAGAAAGAAGCATTTGATACTAAAATTAATGGGCTAAAAGCTGAATATGAAACTATTTTTAATACCTATAAAAATATTGACAGTTCATTATTAGCAAGTTCTAAAACACAGAACACTCGTTTTTTCGATTATTTCACTCAAAATTACGAGAGAAATCATAGTGCAGCTAAAGCAAAAGCATTGGCTATGGCAAAAGTTGCTGTAGGAAATCTTTCGCCAGCTTTTACAGATTATGAAAACTATAAGGGTGGAAAAAATTCTTTACCAGATTATAAAGGAAAGTATGTTTATATCGATTTATGGGCAACTTGGTGTGGCCCATGTATTAGAGAAATACCTTCTTTAGAACGATTAGAAAAAGAATATCATGATAAAAACATTGAGTTTATTAGTATTTCTATCGATAATAATAATCGTGCTGGAACTTGGGAAAACGCACATAAAAAGTGGAAAGACTTTGTAAAGAAACGTAACTTAACTGGCGTACAACTTTGGGCAGGAAAAGACACTCAATTTCAATCAGATTATCATGTAACTGGAATTCCAAGATTTATTTTAATAGATGATAAAGGTAAAATTGTTAGTAATAATGCTCCAAGACCTTCAAATCCTAGTTTAAAAACTTTATTTAACGAATTAGGAATCTAA
- a CDS encoding DMT family transporter, producing the protein MLENKLKNYLHLHFIVFIWGFTAILGALITIDAIPLVWYRMLLAVLFILIYFLIRKKDLKVDKKGLIKFLISGIIIAVHWITFFKAIKVSTVSVALVMMSTGAFFTSFIEPFFFKRRIKPVEILLGLLVICGLYIIFNFESDYRLGIIYALISSFLSALFAVLNGLYIKEYNANIISFYQLFFGVLAITVLLLFTGKFSVDFFILSSKDWMYLLILSSFCTAYAFIASVKVMKYLSPYTVMLTINLEPVYAIILALLVFGEKEQMKPAFYYGAFIVLFVVLLNGIIKNRMKKKTKIVE; encoded by the coding sequence ATGCTAGAAAATAAGTTAAAAAATTACCTACACTTACACTTCATCGTTTTTATTTGGGGTTTTACAGCAATTTTAGGAGCGTTAATAACAATAGACGCCATTCCTTTAGTTTGGTATAGAATGTTATTAGCTGTATTATTTATTCTAATCTATTTTTTAATCAGAAAAAAGGATTTAAAAGTTGATAAAAAAGGATTAATAAAGTTTTTAATTTCTGGAATTATTATAGCCGTACATTGGATTACTTTTTTTAAGGCGATTAAAGTTTCAACTGTTTCAGTAGCTTTAGTAATGATGAGTACAGGTGCATTTTTTACATCATTTATAGAACCCTTCTTTTTTAAACGTAGAATAAAACCAGTAGAAATTCTACTAGGATTATTAGTTATTTGCGGATTATATATCATTTTTAATTTTGAGTCAGATTATAGATTAGGAATTATTTACGCACTAATATCATCGTTTTTATCAGCGTTGTTTGCTGTATTAAACGGCTTATATATCAAAGAGTATAATGCAAATATCATATCGTTTTATCAATTATTTTTCGGTGTTTTAGCAATTACTGTTTTACTACTTTTTACTGGTAAGTTTTCTGTTGACTTTTTTATACTGTCATCAAAAGATTGGATGTATTTATTAATTTTAAGTAGTTTTTGTACAGCTTATGCGTTTATTGCTTCTGTAAAAGTGATGAAATATTTATCACCCTATACCGTAATGTTAACCATTAATTTAGAACCAGTTTATGCAATTATATTGGCCTTGCTTGTTTTTGGTGAAAAAGAACAGATGAAACCTGCTTTTTATTATGGAGCTTTTATTGTGCTTTTTGTAGTATTATTAAACGGTATTATAAAAAATAGAATGAAAAAGAAGACTAAAATAGTAGAATAA
- the hutH gene encoding histidine ammonia-lyase — protein sequence MKLHHINSNRLELETIYDVIFTNKQLILSEEAILKVEKCRAYLDAKMKTHSAPIYGINTGFGSLCNVKIGEDHLQQLQENLVKSHACGTGEEVPKEIVKLMLLLKIQSISYGHSGAQLATVNRLIDFYNNDLLPVIYTQGSLGASGDLAPLAHLALPLIGLGEVYVDGAKISGAEMLEKFGWEKINLKSKEGLALLNGTQFMSAYGIINLIKSYKLSYLADLIGTVSLEAFDGRVEPFNELIHLIRPHNGQLKTAKRITEFLAGSELIKQDKVHVQDPYSFRCMPQVHGATKDTLDFVAKTLLTEINSVTDNPNIFVEEDTIISGGNFHGQPLALALDYLAIAMAELGSISERRTYQLISGERGLPSFLVANPGLNSGFMIPQYTAASIVSQTKQYCTPSSIDSIVSSNGQEDHVSMGANAATKIKRVVDNITTVLAIELLNASQALHFRDLKTSDLIQSFVNSFRQEVSIVEEDRVLHNDIKTSESFIDNLTVEVGELFG from the coding sequence ATGAAGCTACATCATATCAATTCCAACAGACTAGAATTAGAAACTATTTATGATGTTATTTTTACGAACAAGCAATTAATTTTATCGGAAGAGGCTATTCTTAAAGTAGAAAAATGTAGAGCTTATTTAGATGCAAAAATGAAAACACATTCTGCACCTATTTACGGAATAAATACAGGTTTTGGCTCTTTATGTAATGTTAAAATAGGTGAAGATCATTTACAGCAATTACAAGAAAATTTAGTAAAAAGCCATGCATGTGGTACAGGAGAAGAAGTTCCAAAAGAGATTGTGAAATTAATGTTGTTGTTAAAAATTCAATCGATTAGTTATGGTCATTCTGGAGCACAATTGGCAACGGTAAATAGATTAATCGATTTTTATAATAACGATTTACTTCCAGTAATTTACACCCAAGGTTCTTTAGGAGCTTCTGGCGATTTAGCGCCACTGGCACATTTAGCATTGCCTTTAATTGGTTTAGGCGAAGTGTATGTAGACGGAGCAAAAATTTCAGGAGCTGAAATGTTAGAAAAATTTGGCTGGGAGAAAATAAATTTAAAATCTAAAGAAGGATTAGCTTTATTAAACGGAACTCAGTTTATGAGTGCCTACGGAATTATTAACTTAATAAAATCGTACAAGTTATCTTATTTAGCAGATTTAATTGGTACAGTTTCTTTAGAAGCTTTTGACGGAAGAGTAGAACCTTTTAATGAATTAATTCATTTAATTAGACCGCATAACGGACAATTAAAAACGGCAAAAAGAATTACTGAATTTTTAGCAGGAAGTGAATTAATTAAACAAGATAAAGTACATGTGCAAGATCCGTATTCTTTTAGATGTATGCCGCAAGTACACGGCGCAACAAAAGACACCTTAGATTTTGTTGCTAAAACATTATTGACAGAAATAAACTCGGTAACCGATAATCCAAATATTTTTGTAGAAGAAGATACTATTATTTCAGGAGGGAATTTTCACGGACAACCTTTGGCATTAGCGTTAGATTATTTAGCGATTGCAATGGCAGAATTAGGGTCGATTTCTGAGAGAAGAACTTATCAATTAATTTCTGGAGAAAGAGGATTGCCTTCTTTTTTAGTAGCAAACCCTGGATTGAATAGTGGTTTTATGATTCCGCAATATACCGCCGCAAGTATTGTATCGCAAACTAAGCAATATTGTACACCATCAAGTATAGATTCTATTGTGTCAAGTAACGGACAAGAAGATCATGTTTCTATGGGGGCAAATGCAGCTACAAAAATTAAAAGAGTAGTAGATAATATTACAACGGTGTTAGCAATTGAATTATTAAATGCCTCACAAGCCTTACATTTTAGAGATTTAAAAACTTCTGATTTAATACAATCTTTTGTTAATTCTTTTAGACAAGAAGTGTCTATTGTAGAAGAAGACAGAGTCTTACATAACGATATTAAAACCTCAGAAAGTTTTATAGATAATCTTACTGTTGAAGTTGGTGAATTATTTGGGTAG